A single genomic interval of Halobacillus halophilus DSM 2266 harbors:
- a CDS encoding LacI family DNA-binding transcriptional regulator, whose protein sequence is MPTISDVARITGLSKSTISRVINNHPYISSDKREKVLKAMEEIGYYPNPSARRLRGHTTNTIGVIVPRIVNPFFSYLVNSIEQEAFKNNYQVIIFQSNDLKDKELYFLNLLKNRQVDGIIMTSIENDWETIEPYMQYGPILLCNEYVNQSSVSKVRLDQMKGAYMGTEHLINKGHQKIAYCTGGLFAGYGRDLDRNTGYQKAMDKHQLSPNPSWIFIKRHSIEDGKKVVKEILSMNDKPTAIFSGSDEVAAGIISEAKENGLKIPDDLAVIGFDDQPLAEIVEPKLTTIKQPIDEMGIKSVELLIKMMNNKDSMVEEVQLPIQLIEREST, encoded by the coding sequence ATGCCAACGATTTCAGATGTAGCAAGGATTACTGGACTTTCAAAATCGACGATTTCACGTGTGATTAATAATCATCCTTATATATCAAGTGATAAACGAGAAAAAGTATTAAAGGCCATGGAAGAAATCGGGTACTATCCAAATCCCTCCGCTAGAAGATTAAGAGGCCACACAACGAATACAATAGGGGTGATTGTCCCCCGGATTGTGAATCCTTTTTTTTCTTATTTAGTAAACTCTATTGAGCAGGAAGCATTTAAAAACAATTATCAAGTTATTATATTCCAAAGTAATGATCTCAAAGATAAGGAATTATATTTTCTTAACTTATTAAAAAACAGACAGGTAGACGGGATCATTATGACGTCAATAGAAAATGATTGGGAGACAATAGAACCTTACATGCAATATGGTCCCATCCTGCTTTGCAATGAGTACGTAAATCAATCTTCTGTATCTAAAGTGAGATTGGATCAGATGAAGGGTGCGTATATGGGTACGGAGCATCTAATTAACAAAGGACATCAAAAAATCGCGTATTGTACTGGGGGATTGTTTGCTGGATACGGTCGTGACCTTGATCGAAATACAGGCTACCAAAAAGCTATGGATAAACACCAATTAAGTCCTAACCCCAGCTGGATTTTTATTAAGAGACATTCCATTGAGGATGGAAAAAAAGTTGTGAAGGAAATCTTATCTATGAACGATAAACCTACAGCAATTTTCTCAGGCAGTGATGAAGTAGCGGCAGGAATTATTAGCGAAGCAAAAGAAAATGGTTTAAAGATTCCGGATGATTTAGCCGTGATTGGTTTTGATGATCAGCCTCTGGCCGAAATCGTAGAACCCAAACTGACCACGATTAAACAGCCAATTGATGAAATGGGAATCAAATCTGTAGAACTGTTGATCAAGATGATGAATAATAAAGATAGTATGGTTGAAGAGGTTCAACTGCCCATTCAATTAATAGAGAGAGAATCTACGTAA
- a CDS encoding heavy metal translocating P-type ATPase: MSERKEMNLGITGMTCSACSARIEKVLNKMDGVEASVNLTMENATITYNNEQAQPQDIKERIEKLGYGVQTDKVELDIHGMTCAACSTRIQKGLSRMNGIEEASVNLTTEAGVIEYQPGLVSTDQVIEKIKDLGYDAVIKKDRNEQKDYKEEELKRKKRQLFLSIILSLPLLYTMIGHLPWDLGFPVPELMMNPWFQFVLATPVQFYIGAPFYVGAYRALKNKSANMDVLVALGTSAAYFYSVAEGIRWQLNPDIMPELYFETSAVLITLILVGKLFESLAKGRTTQALTKLLNLQAKEATVLRSGTEEKVPVDQVEVGDVLLVKPGEKIPVDGKIIKGTTSVDESMITGESLPVEKYEKETVIGSTINKNGTIQMKAEKVGKDTALAGIVKIVEEAQGSKAPIQRTADVISGIFVPIVVGIAVLTFVVWFAFVSPGELPPALEAAIAVLVIACPCALGLATPTSIMVGTGKGAEQGILFKGGEYLEGTQGLTTILLDKTGTVTKGKPEVTNFDTVEPHQTDVLGYLAAAEKASEHPLAEAIVNYGEENGVTPQEAEEFEAIPGYGIKARVGGKQVFVGTRKLMNRETIDYTKLEDILTKHESEGKTAMLIAIEGELAGYVAVADTIKETSKQAIQDLKELGLSIYMVTGDNERTAQAIASQVEIDGVYAEVLPEEKAEKVKELQEKGEKVAMVGDGINDAPSLATADIGIAIGTGSDVAIETADLTLIGGDLENLSKAIKLSRKTMANIKQNMFWALAYNSAGIPVAAIGLLAPWVAGAAMAFSSVSVVSNALRLKRVKI; the protein is encoded by the coding sequence ATGAGTGAACGAAAAGAAATGAACTTGGGAATTACGGGAATGACTTGTTCCGCTTGTTCTGCCCGTATAGAGAAAGTTCTCAATAAAATGGATGGAGTCGAGGCAAGCGTTAATTTAACGATGGAAAATGCGACCATCACTTATAACAACGAGCAAGCGCAGCCTCAAGATATTAAAGAAAGAATTGAAAAGTTAGGCTATGGTGTACAGACAGATAAAGTAGAACTTGATATCCACGGAATGACGTGTGCTGCCTGTTCCACTCGTATTCAAAAAGGGTTAAGTCGTATGAACGGCATTGAAGAAGCTTCGGTGAACTTAACAACGGAAGCCGGCGTAATTGAATATCAGCCAGGGCTCGTCTCTACGGATCAGGTTATAGAAAAAATCAAAGATTTAGGCTACGACGCCGTAATTAAAAAAGACCGTAATGAACAGAAAGATTATAAAGAGGAAGAGCTTAAAAGGAAAAAACGCCAGCTGTTCCTGTCTATCATCCTTTCTTTACCCCTTCTTTATACGATGATCGGTCACTTGCCATGGGATTTGGGCTTTCCTGTTCCAGAACTAATGATGAATCCATGGTTTCAGTTTGTTCTGGCTACACCGGTTCAATTTTATATCGGAGCTCCTTTCTATGTTGGGGCTTACCGGGCCTTGAAGAATAAAAGTGCCAATATGGATGTGCTTGTAGCTTTAGGTACGTCCGCTGCTTATTTTTATAGTGTGGCGGAAGGGATTAGATGGCAGTTGAATCCGGATATTATGCCGGAATTGTATTTTGAAACCAGTGCCGTTCTGATTACATTAATCCTGGTTGGTAAATTATTTGAATCTCTCGCAAAAGGAAGGACTACCCAGGCGCTGACGAAACTTTTGAACCTGCAAGCGAAGGAAGCTACTGTGCTGCGAAGTGGAACGGAAGAGAAAGTTCCAGTGGATCAAGTAGAAGTAGGAGATGTACTCCTTGTTAAACCAGGTGAGAAAATACCGGTAGATGGTAAGATAATAAAAGGTACCACGTCTGTAGATGAATCGATGATTACTGGTGAATCCCTGCCTGTAGAGAAGTATGAGAAAGAAACAGTGATTGGTTCTACCATCAATAAAAATGGAACGATCCAAATGAAGGCTGAAAAAGTAGGGAAAGACACAGCCCTCGCTGGGATTGTGAAAATAGTGGAAGAAGCCCAAGGATCTAAAGCCCCTATTCAACGGACAGCGGATGTTATTTCCGGTATTTTTGTTCCGATTGTAGTTGGTATTGCGGTGCTTACGTTTGTGGTTTGGTTCGCATTCGTTTCTCCCGGGGAGCTTCCTCCTGCGCTTGAAGCAGCCATAGCGGTACTGGTTATTGCATGCCCATGTGCGCTTGGTCTTGCTACACCTACATCCATCATGGTGGGTACAGGTAAAGGAGCCGAGCAGGGGATCCTCTTTAAAGGGGGAGAATATTTGGAAGGTACTCAAGGACTGACGACTATTCTGCTTGATAAAACGGGTACGGTTACTAAAGGTAAACCGGAAGTCACGAACTTTGACACTGTCGAGCCCCATCAAACAGATGTCCTTGGTTATTTGGCAGCTGCTGAAAAAGCTTCTGAACATCCACTCGCCGAAGCTATAGTAAATTATGGGGAAGAGAATGGCGTCACGCCGCAGGAAGCGGAGGAATTCGAAGCCATCCCCGGGTATGGAATCAAAGCTAGAGTAGGTGGAAAACAGGTCTTCGTCGGTACAAGAAAACTAATGAATCGCGAAACCATTGATTACACCAAGCTTGAGGATATTCTTACTAAACATGAGAGTGAAGGAAAAACAGCCATGCTTATTGCTATAGAAGGAGAGCTTGCTGGTTATGTTGCGGTGGCAGACACGATCAAAGAAACTTCAAAGCAAGCGATCCAGGACCTCAAAGAATTAGGACTTAGCATTTACATGGTAACAGGCGATAACGAACGAACGGCTCAGGCGATAGCTTCCCAGGTGGAAATTGACGGGGTCTATGCCGAAGTTCTTCCTGAAGAAAAAGCTGAGAAGGTAAAAGAACTACAGGAAAAAGGAGAGAAAGTGGCTATGGTGGGAGATGGAATCAATGATGCTCCTTCTCTTGCTACAGCAGACATTGGTATTGCGATTGGCACAGGTTCAGATGTAGCCATTGAAACTGCTGATCTTACTTTAATCGGCGGCGATCTTGAGAACTTGAGCAAAGCGATCAAGCTCAGTCGTAAAACCATGGCCAATATTAAACAAAATATGTTTTGGGCATTAGCTTATAACTCTGCCGGAATTCCGGTTGCTGCTATCGGCTTACTCGCACCATGGGTAGCTGGAGCGGCTATGGCTTTCAGTTCGGTCAGCGTGGTCAGCAATGCTCTTCGGCTGAAAAGAGTAAAAATATAA
- the guaC gene encoding GMP reductase translates to MENVFDYEDIQLVPAKCVVNSRSECNPTVMLGSRQFKLPVVPANMQTIIDEKIALFLAENGYFYIMHRFDPEARYTFIKDMMERDLFTSISVGVKTEEYQFIEQLACEKLIPDYITIDIAHGHSNAVIEMIQHIKHHLPESFVIAGNVGTPEAVRELEHAGADATKVGIGPGKVCITKIKTGFGTGGWQLAALRWCAKAASKPIIADGGIRTHGDIAKSIRFGATMVMIGSLFAGHEESPGETFEKDGKRFKEYFGSASEYQKGEKKNVEGKKMYVEHKGSLGDTLEEMEQDLQSSISYAGGNKLEALRTVDYVIVKNSIFNGDRAY, encoded by the coding sequence ATGGAAAATGTATTTGACTATGAAGATATTCAACTAGTCCCTGCTAAATGCGTAGTAAACAGCCGGTCAGAGTGTAATCCAACCGTTATGCTGGGCAGCAGACAGTTTAAGTTACCGGTAGTACCCGCGAATATGCAAACGATTATTGATGAGAAAATTGCTCTTTTCCTAGCTGAAAATGGGTATTTTTATATTATGCATCGTTTTGATCCTGAGGCCAGATACACGTTTATCAAAGATATGATGGAACGAGATTTGTTCACTTCCATTAGTGTCGGGGTAAAAACTGAAGAATACCAATTTATCGAGCAGTTGGCATGTGAGAAATTGATACCAGATTATATAACCATTGATATTGCTCATGGTCATTCCAATGCCGTTATAGAAATGATCCAGCATATTAAGCACCATCTTCCTGAAAGCTTTGTAATCGCTGGAAACGTCGGAACACCGGAAGCGGTCAGAGAACTTGAACATGCTGGCGCAGACGCAACTAAAGTTGGAATCGGTCCAGGTAAAGTATGTATTACTAAAATTAAAACCGGATTTGGTACAGGTGGGTGGCAGCTGGCTGCACTGCGCTGGTGTGCCAAGGCAGCCAGTAAACCAATTATCGCAGATGGAGGCATTCGAACCCATGGCGATATAGCAAAATCCATTCGATTCGGTGCCACTATGGTCATGATTGGTTCACTATTTGCCGGTCATGAAGAATCTCCAGGAGAAACATTTGAGAAAGACGGCAAACGCTTTAAGGAATACTTTGGGTCTGCATCTGAATACCAAAAAGGCGAAAAGAAAAATGTAGAAGGCAAGAAAATGTATGTGGAGCATAAAGGCAGCCTGGGTGATACTCTTGAGGAAATGGAGCAGGACCTTCAATCCTCCATTTCCTATGCAGGTGGAAACAAGCTGGAAGCATTAAGAACGGTGGATTATGTGATTGTTAAAAACTCTATATTTAATGGAGATCGTGCCTATTAA
- a CDS encoding NUDIX hydrolase, producing MTTIHVNWGASRVNLTWRYAKQLPARNLITSVHGLCFKGDRLLLVNLNYRGWNFPGGHLEPEETPLECFKREVMEEGYVSGECKHLGHIVVDHCNTPKWNDYSLYPKVGYQVFYRMEIENLYVFRGEYESVERMFVDPREVHHYYYDWNEICQEILDYASYIKN from the coding sequence TTGACTACGATTCATGTTAATTGGGGAGCATCGAGAGTGAATTTAACCTGGAGATATGCTAAGCAGCTGCCTGCCAGAAATTTGATTACTAGTGTTCACGGTCTTTGTTTTAAAGGGGATCGGTTGCTTTTAGTCAATCTCAATTACAGAGGATGGAACTTCCCAGGTGGACATTTGGAGCCAGAAGAGACCCCTCTGGAGTGTTTTAAACGTGAAGTAATGGAAGAGGGATATGTCTCCGGGGAATGTAAACACTTAGGTCATATCGTGGTTGATCACTGTAATACACCAAAATGGAATGATTACAGTCTTTATCCTAAAGTGGGTTACCAGGTTTTTTACCGGATGGAAATCGAAAATCTTTACGTATTCAGAGGAGAGTATGAATCGGTAGAAAGAATGTTTGTAGATCCCAGGGAAGTACATCATTACTACTACGACTGGAATGAAATCTGCCAGGAAATTCTGGATTATGCTTCTTATATTAAAAATTAA
- a CDS encoding ABC transporter substrate-binding protein, producing MKAMKTFKLLAPIVLSGTLLAGCSFSSGGSSDNSEDKMTIEIFQGKVEFNDQFEDLAEQYEEKNPKIDIKINSVGGGSDYASALKTQFASGEEPEIFSIAGPTEAANYEQYLADLSDTKAKELALKGSLEPVTKNGEIHGLPFNQEGYGFIYNKKVFEEAGVDAKSIKSYEDLEKAVKTLDSQKDQLGIKEVFAFPGKEKWVPGNHLSNVYLAPEFNQSVLEAYESDSVEFTKGEEFQRMIDLQVDYSIQPTLNLDYSQQVEKYFALEEVAMIQQGNWIYPSVHQLAPEFAESNMGIIPIPVDGQEGKLPVGIPNYWAVNKNSNDEIIQASKDFIDWMYTSEAGKEAVLQDFKFIPAYKEFDTSKIADPISKEIYQYASEEKTTGWVFLGYPGTWGDYLGGNVQKYLSDKITWEELESDSKKEWEKMDQQQ from the coding sequence ATGAAAGCTATGAAAACTTTTAAGTTATTAGCTCCAATTGTGTTATCAGGTACCTTGCTTGCGGGGTGCTCATTCTCATCAGGTGGCAGTTCGGATAATTCAGAAGATAAAATGACCATTGAAATTTTTCAAGGAAAAGTAGAATTCAATGATCAGTTTGAAGACTTGGCTGAACAATACGAGGAAAAGAATCCGAAGATTGATATTAAGATAAACAGTGTAGGCGGAGGATCTGATTATGCCAGTGCACTTAAAACACAATTTGCTTCTGGGGAGGAACCGGAAATATTCAGTATTGCTGGCCCGACAGAAGCGGCTAATTACGAACAGTATTTGGCTGATTTATCGGATACAAAAGCAAAGGAACTCGCTCTAAAGGGTTCATTGGAACCAGTCACTAAAAATGGGGAAATACATGGTCTTCCTTTTAATCAGGAAGGATACGGTTTCATCTATAATAAGAAAGTATTTGAAGAAGCAGGCGTCGATGCAAAATCGATTAAATCCTATGAAGATCTAGAGAAAGCTGTAAAAACACTCGATAGCCAAAAAGATCAATTAGGCATTAAAGAAGTTTTCGCCTTTCCGGGAAAGGAAAAATGGGTCCCGGGTAATCACTTATCAAATGTTTATTTAGCGCCTGAGTTCAATCAATCTGTTTTAGAAGCTTATGAATCAGATTCTGTAGAGTTTACAAAAGGAGAAGAATTTCAGAGAATGATCGACTTACAGGTGGATTATTCGATTCAACCAACACTGAATTTAGACTATTCCCAACAAGTAGAGAAATACTTTGCGCTTGAAGAGGTAGCCATGATTCAGCAGGGGAACTGGATTTATCCTTCTGTTCATCAACTTGCCCCAGAATTCGCTGAAAGTAATATGGGGATTATTCCTATTCCGGTGGATGGACAAGAAGGTAAACTGCCTGTAGGAATTCCAAACTACTGGGCTGTAAACAAAAACAGCAATGATGAAATCATTCAGGCATCTAAAGATTTTATTGACTGGATGTACACTTCAGAAGCGGGTAAAGAAGCTGTTCTGCAAGACTTTAAATTTATTCCTGCTTATAAAGAATTTGATACCTCAAAAATCGCTGATCCAATTTCAAAAGAAATCTATCAGTATGCATCAGAAGAAAAAACCACAGGGTGGGTATTTCTTGGATATCCGGGCACATGGGGAGATTATCTCGGGGGAAATGTACAAAAATATTTAAGTGACAAAATCACCTGGGAGGAACTTGAATCCGACTCCAAGAAGGAATGGGAAAAAATGGACCAACAACAATAA
- a CDS encoding heavy metal translocating P-type ATPase, giving the protein MAHQHNHTDAQDEEQHHHEHGNHDGHEGHDHGSMIEDFKRRFYISLLVTIPILILSPMIQDFIRLEFSFPYDQYVLFGLATFVFFYGGWPFLTGSIDELKNKNPGMMTLIGLAIVVAYGYSSLVIFGWSGRNFFWELATLIDIMLLGHWIEMKSVMGASNALQELVKLMPNEAHRLNADGKTEDVPLSELGAEDLVLVKPGEKIPVDGIITEGKSAIDESMLTGESVPVEKGKDHEVIGGSINKEGSLTIQVQKTGDDTYLSQVITLVQEAQNSKSRAQDFANRAAKWLFYLALGSGISTFIIWMALGFPFDTAVERMVTVMVITCPHALGLAAPLVVAVSTSLSAKQGLLIRNRTQFENARNIDAVIFDKTGTLTKGEFGVTDIVPQESYETNQLLYWAASVEQNSEHPLAQGILDKAQEESVSLSKVEEFESMTGQGLQGKVENRVVKVVSPGYVQDEGYSYDTDTFNELSEEGKTVVFVLIDQNYAGMIALADMVRESAKETVAELKKNNIRSVMLTGDNQKVADWVAKQIGIDEVYAEVMPDHKSDQVKKIQAEGRKVAMTGDGINDAPALATADVGIAIGSGTDVAVETADIVLVKSNPKDILSILNLSKNTYKKMVQNLWWAAGYNIFAIPLAAGVLAPIGIVLSPAVGAILMSFSTVVVAINAKLLKAE; this is encoded by the coding sequence ATGGCTCATCAACATAATCACACAGATGCTCAAGATGAAGAACAGCATCATCATGAACATGGAAACCACGACGGACATGAAGGTCACGATCATGGCAGTATGATTGAGGATTTTAAACGCAGATTTTATATTTCCTTATTAGTTACTATACCTATTCTTATATTGTCACCTATGATCCAGGACTTCATTAGATTAGAATTTTCTTTTCCTTATGACCAATATGTATTGTTTGGATTAGCTACGTTCGTCTTCTTTTATGGGGGGTGGCCATTTCTTACAGGTTCTATTGATGAACTAAAGAATAAAAACCCAGGAATGATGACTCTAATAGGTTTGGCTATTGTCGTTGCATATGGATATAGTTCACTTGTTATTTTTGGTTGGTCAGGCCGGAACTTCTTCTGGGAACTGGCGACTCTGATCGATATCATGCTCCTTGGCCATTGGATTGAAATGAAATCCGTGATGGGCGCATCAAATGCGCTTCAAGAGTTAGTAAAACTCATGCCTAACGAAGCTCACCGACTCAACGCTGACGGAAAAACAGAAGATGTGCCACTTAGTGAACTTGGCGCAGAGGACTTGGTACTTGTAAAACCAGGAGAGAAAATACCGGTGGATGGCATTATTACTGAGGGGAAATCAGCCATAGACGAATCCATGTTGACGGGCGAATCCGTGCCGGTAGAAAAAGGGAAGGATCATGAAGTTATAGGGGGCTCCATAAATAAGGAAGGCAGCTTGACCATTCAAGTTCAAAAAACGGGAGATGACACTTATTTATCCCAGGTTATTACGCTGGTTCAAGAAGCTCAGAACTCTAAGTCAAGAGCGCAGGACTTCGCGAACCGGGCTGCTAAGTGGTTGTTTTATTTAGCACTTGGATCTGGAATCAGTACGTTTATTATATGGATGGCTCTAGGCTTTCCTTTTGATACAGCTGTCGAGAGAATGGTCACCGTAATGGTTATAACCTGTCCACATGCTCTGGGGCTTGCTGCTCCTCTTGTTGTAGCCGTTTCCACCTCCTTGTCAGCCAAGCAGGGTCTGCTCATTAGAAATCGTACTCAATTCGAAAATGCGAGAAATATTGATGCCGTTATTTTTGATAAAACAGGGACCCTGACAAAAGGGGAATTCGGCGTTACAGACATTGTGCCTCAGGAAAGCTACGAAACGAACCAGTTGCTGTACTGGGCGGCAAGTGTTGAACAAAACTCCGAGCACCCTCTTGCGCAAGGAATATTGGATAAAGCTCAAGAAGAAAGTGTTTCTTTAAGTAAAGTGGAAGAGTTTGAGTCCATGACTGGACAAGGACTTCAAGGAAAAGTAGAAAATAGAGTTGTAAAAGTGGTTAGTCCAGGCTACGTGCAGGATGAGGGGTATTCTTACGATACGGATACATTTAATGAGTTATCGGAAGAAGGCAAGACGGTTGTCTTTGTTTTAATTGATCAAAACTATGCAGGAATGATTGCTCTGGCTGATATGGTACGAGAGTCTGCGAAAGAAACCGTAGCGGAATTAAAGAAAAACAACATTCGCTCCGTTATGCTTACAGGTGATAATCAAAAGGTAGCAGACTGGGTAGCTAAGCAAATCGGGATAGACGAAGTATATGCGGAAGTTATGCCAGATCATAAATCCGATCAAGTGAAGAAAATTCAGGCTGAAGGGCGAAAGGTCGCTATGACAGGAGATGGAATAAATGATGCTCCGGCTCTGGCTACAGCTGATGTAGGAATTGCTATTGGGAGTGGCACAGATGTTGCAGTGGAAACGGCTGATATTGTTCTTGTGAAAAGCAATCCAAAAGATATCCTTTCCATTCTTAATCTATCGAAAAACACGTATAAGAAAATGGTCCAGAATCTATGGTGGGCTGCTGGCTATAATATTTTCGCCATTCCACTTGCGGCAGGTGTTCTTGCTCCAATCGGAATAGTTCTAAGCCCAGCTGTTGGAGCTATCTTAATGAGCTTCAGTACCGTTGTAGTAGCAATCAATGCAAAGTTATTAAAAGCGGAGTAG
- a CDS encoding universal stress protein — MYKKVVVAYDGSEGSEKALTHAVELSRTQQSQISVVFVEKEKDKYKNNTGFNMTMRNDMTLEEGGAYVGGSEERINEKEVVQSEPRAYAGNHPIFLEVKRKLEGEQIPIQYEWLEGDPVNQLCNFASTHEADLIVIGSRGHSGIKKFVIGSVSEKVAKGSDIPVLIVK; from the coding sequence ATGTATAAAAAAGTAGTCGTAGCATATGATGGCTCAGAAGGAAGCGAGAAAGCTTTGACTCATGCAGTAGAATTAAGCAGAACCCAGCAATCACAAATCTCCGTGGTATTTGTAGAGAAAGAAAAGGATAAATACAAAAATAATACAGGTTTTAACATGACCATGCGTAATGACATGACGCTTGAAGAAGGAGGCGCGTACGTCGGGGGGTCTGAAGAGCGAATCAATGAAAAAGAAGTGGTGCAAAGTGAGCCAAGAGCTTACGCAGGAAACCACCCCATTTTTCTAGAGGTCAAAAGAAAACTTGAAGGTGAACAGATTCCCATTCAATATGAATGGCTGGAAGGCGATCCAGTGAATCAATTATGTAATTTTGCTTCCACTCATGAAGCAGATTTAATTGTAATTGGAAGTCGCGGTCACAGCGGCATCAAGAAATTTGTGATTGGCAGTGTGAGTGAAAAAGTAGCTAAAGGATCGGATATCCCCGTATTAATTGTAAAATAA
- a CDS encoding metal-sensing transcriptional repressor: MEDNTLPENSGKKPVTPRTDEEKQSVINRLKRIEGQVRGVQKMVEEDRYCVDTLIQISAINKALNRVGYSLMERHTHHCVASAIRKGEGEEAIDELMKVVQQFSK; the protein is encoded by the coding sequence ATGGAAGACAATACCTTACCAGAAAATAGTGGGAAAAAGCCGGTTACACCTAGGACAGATGAAGAAAAACAATCTGTCATTAATCGATTAAAGCGAATCGAAGGTCAAGTTCGCGGTGTACAAAAGATGGTGGAAGAAGACCGGTACTGTGTGGATACCCTTATTCAAATATCGGCTATTAACAAAGCTTTGAACCGAGTAGGCTATTCATTAATGGAACGTCATACGCATCATTGTGTAGCCAGTGCGATTAGAAAAGGGGAAGGCGAAGAAGCCATTGATGAATTGATGAAGGTTGTCCAACAGTTCTCCAAATAA
- a CDS encoding metallophosphoesterase family protein — protein sequence MRYLVVSDIHGDIEKFEDVLQEASYNPQEDQLILLGDYVDRGPCSRDVVAKVIDLVKNDGAIAIKGNHDDLFIRSKYEKEAKKLWDLNGASTTFKSYNGNMEELRKHQEWMENNLRLYYETEEYIFVHAGLMPHIPLQEQEEQTMLWTRQTARVGLGKTVIHGHTPVRHIAYYEDQVDIDTGAVYGGKLSLLELPSHEVYTAT from the coding sequence ATGCGTTATCTTGTAGTTTCTGATATACATGGAGATATTGAAAAGTTTGAGGATGTCTTACAAGAGGCTTCCTACAATCCTCAGGAAGATCAGTTGATTCTGCTTGGGGATTATGTGGATAGGGGTCCTTGCTCTAGAGATGTAGTTGCAAAAGTCATTGATCTTGTTAAGAATGATGGAGCCATTGCAATTAAAGGAAACCACGACGATTTATTTATACGTTCTAAATATGAAAAGGAAGCCAAGAAACTTTGGGATTTGAACGGCGCTTCCACAACTTTTAAGTCTTATAATGGAAACATGGAAGAACTTCGGAAACACCAGGAATGGATGGAAAATAATCTGAGGCTCTATTATGAAACGGAAGAATATATTTTTGTACATGCCGGATTAATGCCGCATATTCCCCTTCAGGAACAGGAAGAACAAACGATGCTTTGGACGCGTCAAACGGCAAGGGTAGGTCTTGGTAAAACCGTTATTCACGGACACACACCTGTAAGACACATTGCTTACTATGAAGATCAGGTAGATATAGATACCGGAGCCGTATATGGAGGTAAGTTATCCCTGTTAGAACTTCCGTCCCATGAAGTGTATACGGCCACATAA
- a CDS encoding four-helix bundle copper-binding protein, with amino-acid sequence MSHEQYQSVIESLHECMEACNHCYDACLKEDNVAHMVDCIRLDRECADMCGFLEQALVRDNPFAKELASVCAQMCEACGNECKKHDHDHCQKCAEACFKCADACKSIA; translated from the coding sequence ATGTCTCATGAACAGTACCAGTCCGTAATTGAATCTCTCCACGAATGTATGGAGGCATGTAATCACTGCTATGATGCTTGTCTAAAAGAAGACAATGTAGCTCATATGGTGGATTGCATCCGTCTTGATCGCGAATGTGCAGATATGTGCGGGTTCCTTGAGCAGGCCTTAGTAAGAGATAATCCTTTTGCTAAAGAGCTAGCGAGTGTATGCGCTCAAATGTGTGAAGCATGCGGAAATGAATGCAAAAAACACGATCATGACCACTGCCAGAAGTGTGCAGAAGCGTGCTTCAAATGTGCAGACGCTTGTAAAAGCATAGCTTAA